One Desulfovibrio fairfieldensis genomic window carries:
- a CDS encoding TetR/AcrR family transcriptional regulator, with product MGRPPLHDDAKLKQDMVDCLWQLGYDAPISAVVQSTGAKAASLYARFGSKKGMLLAALDVYAEDHLADLHRLLNSMPPGPERIRAVLEKALDCFDDPLHRGCFLVNGVLEANAGEPEFAKRLQKHMADIRTEFSWALAETPGLSGFFSIEGAAWFLQAQIWGLKIMARLNPQRELGQRLVEQAMYALFGPDAVKGGPEDSAVSAEGGGAAGTG from the coding sequence ATGGGAAGACCACCGCTGCACGACGATGCAAAACTCAAACAGGATATGGTGGATTGCCTCTGGCAGCTCGGCTACGACGCGCCCATCAGCGCCGTGGTGCAGAGCACCGGGGCCAAGGCCGCCAGTCTGTATGCCCGCTTCGGCAGCAAGAAGGGCATGCTGCTGGCCGCGCTGGACGTCTATGCCGAGGACCATCTGGCGGATCTGCATCGCCTGCTGAACAGCATGCCTCCAGGTCCGGAGCGGATCAGGGCGGTGCTGGAAAAAGCCCTTGACTGTTTTGACGACCCCCTGCATCGGGGCTGTTTTCTGGTCAACGGCGTGCTGGAGGCCAATGCCGGTGAACCGGAGTTTGCCAAGCGCCTCCAAAAACACATGGCCGACATCCGCACGGAATTCAGTTGGGCCCTGGCCGAAACTCCCGGCCTGTCCGGCTTCTTCAGCATAGAGGGGGCCGCCTGGTTCCTGCAGGCCCAGATCTGGGGGCTCAAGATCATGGCCCGGCTCAATCCCCAACGGGAACTGGGCCAGCGGCTGGTGGAACAGGCCATGTACGCCCTGTTCGGGCCGGATGCGGTGAAGGGCGGGCCGGAGGACAGCGCGGTGAGCGCGGAGGGTGGGGGAGCCGCCGGTACCGGGTAA
- a CDS encoding ankyrin repeat domain-containing protein, whose amino-acid sequence MSRAKNARHGPRREDDRASSVRQAATADTQPEAPPAAVTAENVYGIPRRLLRTLLVIIAVLGLVMLFRDLLEDSFTGLIRMARSDKPMTLLEAAPRLGLLLGRKPASVEEFAAVCRHARPEDALAALTALPAPVLEHGLLLHALMEHTDNHAVLSRLLWPGSPLRARVNARDATGRTPLHLAARKADPLFLLILRNAGAEPHVYDAAGVSPLAELLAAPDKTVARHAEPLIREGMDLGYPPPPKPKARQTDAHSPPIGHIPEAAVIRWLLELIARLDDRSPGFFTLSEQMQTRADKDYVAILAAALKTLRGSGAPDTLVPVRDLPVPPPTEMERHYMNSLSPAPPTLDSLVRTEHKGPGEWRRLQLQEGTGPRMAAVKCLLPEARSASLNWLSALAAGQPSKEPPLELEWKAWDLPPETIVALTVSIFGKNKNQADDRFARLQRDQNARIRQRSLKALLRFRDEMEQRHPPLLTCQLLDAASRDSLRAWQEERTKTWGKDKKDDGLNALCAVRLELPDVAWRAVGSHLTAAAYLKKIHATRAATRPPGWCRRQTSYEPLRTWNARPLERQPQAGDRDRAMEDFPAARNVIETGLSDGGRHRAPQPERDPGEPLVAVARILGQVSPETGQRLLRLMLDAGARPGQPDRHGVLPLDAARAANAPPEVLRLLAPAPAANSPTVRK is encoded by the coding sequence ATGTCCCGAGCGAAAAACGCGCGTCACGGCCCCCGGCGCGAAGACGATCGAGCCTCCTCCGTGCGGCAGGCCGCTACAGCGGACACGCAGCCGGAAGCGCCTCCGGCTGCGGTGACGGCGGAAAACGTTTACGGCATCCCGCGCCGCCTGCTGCGCACCCTGCTTGTGATCATCGCCGTACTGGGCCTGGTCATGCTTTTCCGGGACCTGCTGGAGGACAGCTTCACAGGCCTGATCCGCATGGCCCGCTCGGACAAGCCCATGACCCTGCTGGAGGCAGCGCCCCGCCTGGGCCTTCTGCTGGGGCGCAAGCCCGCTTCGGTGGAAGAGTTCGCGGCCGTCTGCCGCCATGCCCGTCCCGAGGACGCTCTGGCCGCGCTCACGGCTCTGCCCGCGCCGGTTTTGGAACACGGCCTTTTGCTGCACGCCCTGATGGAACATACGGACAATCACGCCGTGCTGTCGCGCCTGCTCTGGCCCGGTTCGCCCCTGCGCGCCCGGGTCAACGCCCGTGACGCAACGGGCCGTACCCCTCTGCATCTGGCCGCGCGCAAGGCCGACCCGCTCTTTCTGCTGATCCTGCGCAATGCCGGAGCCGAGCCCCATGTCTATGACGCCGCCGGAGTCTCACCCCTGGCCGAACTCCTGGCCGCGCCGGACAAAACCGTGGCCCGGCACGCGGAACCCCTGATCCGGGAAGGGATGGATCTGGGCTATCCGCCGCCTCCCAAGCCCAAGGCCAGACAGACTGATGCGCATTCGCCGCCCATCGGCCACATTCCGGAAGCGGCCGTGATCCGCTGGCTGCTGGAGTTGATTGCCCGCCTGGATGACAGGAGCCCTGGCTTCTTCACCCTGTCGGAACAGATGCAAACGCGCGCGGACAAGGACTACGTGGCCATTCTGGCCGCCGCGCTGAAGACACTGAGAGGCAGCGGCGCTCCTGACACGCTGGTTCCCGTCCGGGATCTGCCCGTTCCCCCACCCACCGAGATGGAACGGCATTACATGAATTCCCTGTCTCCGGCCCCGCCTACGCTGGATTCCCTGGTGCGGACCGAGCACAAGGGCCCCGGCGAATGGCGCCGGCTTCAGCTTCAGGAAGGCACCGGCCCGCGTATGGCGGCCGTCAAATGCCTGTTGCCCGAAGCCCGTTCCGCCTCTCTCAACTGGCTGTCCGCCCTGGCCGCCGGGCAGCCCTCAAAAGAACCGCCGCTGGAACTTGAATGGAAAGCCTGGGATCTTCCCCCGGAAACCATCGTGGCTCTTACTGTGAGCATTTTCGGCAAAAACAAAAATCAGGCCGACGACCGCTTTGCACGGCTGCAACGCGACCAGAATGCGCGCATACGCCAGCGGAGCCTGAAAGCCTTGCTGCGTTTCCGGGACGAAATGGAACAGCGCCACCCTCCGCTGCTGACCTGCCAGTTGCTGGATGCCGCTTCCAGGGACAGCCTGCGCGCCTGGCAGGAAGAGCGGACGAAAACATGGGGCAAAGACAAGAAGGACGACGGCCTGAACGCGCTCTGCGCCGTGCGCCTGGAGTTGCCCGACGTGGCGTGGCGTGCCGTGGGCAGCCATCTGACGGCGGCGGCCTATCTGAAAAAAATCCATGCCACGCGCGCGGCCACCCGGCCGCCGGGCTGGTGCCGCCGCCAAACAAGTTATGAACCTTTACGGACCTGGAACGCACGGCCTCTGGAACGCCAGCCGCAAGCCGGCGACAGGGACAGGGCTATGGAAGACTTTCCGGCGGCCCGGAATGTTATCGAGACGGGTCTCAGCGACGGCGGCCGGCACCGTGCCCCTCAGCCCGAACGGGATCCCGGCGAGCCGCTGGTGGCCGTGGCCCGCATTCTGGGGCAGGTTTCGCCGGAAACCGGCCAGCGCCTGCTGCGCCTCATGCTGGACGCGGGCGCTAGGCCCGGACAACCGGACCGGCACGGCGTCCTGCCTTTGGACGCGGCCCGCGCGGCCAACGCGCCGCCGGAAGTTCTGCGCCTGCTCGCGCCCGCTCCGGCGGCAAATTCGCCCACAGTCCGGAAATAA
- a CDS encoding rhodanese-like domain-containing protein — MKNFRPAALLSLFIFAALLFSGTVATARADLPATGPLKAQAAQALIDSLGKDLVVIDVRSPDEFAQGHVPGARLLPVEELPARLAEVPTDKPVLFVCRTGRRAAYAYEMVHKTRPGQQALWYLNGSPEYRADGGYVFH, encoded by the coding sequence ATGAAAAATTTCCGCCCCGCCGCCCTGCTTTCCTTATTTATATTCGCCGCCCTGTTGTTCTCCGGCACCGTCGCCACGGCCCGCGCCGACCTGCCCGCCACGGGACCGCTCAAGGCTCAGGCCGCCCAGGCCCTCATCGACAGCCTGGGCAAGGATCTGGTAGTCATTGACGTGCGCAGCCCCGACGAGTTCGCCCAGGGCCATGTGCCCGGGGCCCGGCTTCTTCCGGTGGAGGAACTGCCCGCGCGACTCGCGGAAGTGCCGACGGACAAGCCCGTGCTTTTCGTCTGCCGCACCGGCCGCCGGGCCGCCTATGCCTATGAAATGGTCCACAAGACCCGGCCCGGACAACAGGCGCTCTGGTACCTGAACGGCTCGCCGGAGTACCGGGCCGACGGCGGCTACGTGTTTCATTAA
- a CDS encoding FAD-dependent oxidoreductase translates to MQNFDDIIIGFGKGGKTIAAALAGKGRRVAMIEKSDRMYGGTCINIACIPTKTLVHEAKALSGCAERDFAQKAADYARAVARKDEVTGFLRQKNLEMLTSRGVTVLTGQASFASPHEVEVRFADGHAELLHGEDIYINTGAYSVIPPIEGLAESANVYTSTSLLDLTRLPRRLVILGAGYIALEMASMYAKFGSSVTMLEYSRRFLPREDADMAQSVRAALEAQGVSIHLGVSARSVRDIAEDGATRTELRCRVAGPDGAEEERVFTADAVLLATGRRPLTEGLNLEAAGVRLDEHGAIAVDGRLRTSQPHIRALGDVKGGLQFTYISLDDFRIVRDALWGEGKRDTGNRGPVAYAVFMDPPLARVGLSEEEARAQGLNVTIAKLPAAAIPRARLLGETSGLLKAVADADSGAILGCALHCADAGEMINTVTAAMRAGQNSAFLRDMIYTHPSMTEALNDLFGQIS, encoded by the coding sequence ATGCAAAACTTCGACGACATCATCATCGGCTTCGGCAAAGGCGGCAAAACCATCGCCGCCGCTCTGGCCGGCAAAGGCCGCCGCGTGGCCATGATTGAAAAATCGGACCGGATGTACGGCGGCACCTGTATCAACATCGCCTGCATTCCCACCAAAACGCTGGTGCACGAGGCCAAGGCGCTCTCCGGCTGCGCGGAGCGCGATTTCGCGCAGAAAGCCGCGGACTATGCCCGCGCCGTGGCCCGCAAGGACGAAGTCACCGGCTTCCTGCGCCAAAAGAACCTGGAGATGCTGACCAGCCGGGGCGTGACCGTGCTCACGGGCCAGGCTTCCTTTGCATCGCCCCATGAGGTGGAAGTGCGCTTTGCCGACGGGCACGCGGAACTCCTGCACGGTGAGGATATTTACATCAATACCGGCGCGTACAGCGTGATTCCGCCCATTGAGGGCCTGGCCGAAAGCGCCAACGTTTACACCAGCACCAGCCTGCTGGACCTGACCCGTCTGCCGCGCCGGCTGGTCATTCTGGGCGCGGGCTATATCGCGCTGGAGATGGCCTCCATGTACGCGAAGTTCGGTTCCAGCGTGACCATGCTGGAATATTCCCGGCGTTTCCTGCCGCGCGAGGACGCGGACATGGCCCAGAGCGTGCGCGCGGCCCTGGAAGCTCAGGGCGTGAGCATTCACCTGGGAGTCAGCGCCCGGTCGGTGCGCGACATTGCCGAAGACGGCGCGACCCGCACGGAACTGCGTTGCCGCGTCGCCGGGCCGGACGGCGCGGAGGAAGAGCGGGTGTTCACGGCCGACGCCGTGCTGCTGGCGACCGGGCGGCGGCCTCTGACCGAAGGGCTGAACCTGGAGGCCGCGGGCGTCCGCCTGGACGAACACGGGGCCATTGCCGTGGACGGCCGGCTGCGGACCTCCCAGCCGCATATCCGGGCTCTGGGCGACGTCAAGGGCGGCCTGCAGTTCACCTATATTTCCCTGGACGACTTCCGCATTGTGCGGGACGCGCTCTGGGGCGAGGGCAAACGCGACACCGGCAACCGGGGGCCAGTGGCCTACGCCGTGTTCATGGACCCGCCCCTGGCCCGCGTGGGCCTCAGCGAAGAGGAAGCCCGCGCCCAGGGACTGAACGTCACGATTGCCAAACTGCCCGCCGCGGCCATTCCGCGCGCCCGCCTGCTCGGCGAGACCAGCGGCCTGCTCAAGGCCGTGGCGGACGCGGACAGCGGAGCGATTCTCGGTTGCGCCCTGCACTGCGCGGACGCCGGGGAAATGATCAATACCGTCACCGCCGCCATGCGCGCCGGTCAGAACTCCGCCTTTCTGCGCGACATGATCTATACGCATCCGTCCATGACCGAAGCGCTTAATGATCTCTTCGGCCAGATCAGCTGA